Part of the Pseudarthrobacter sp. L1SW genome, GTGCGTACTCGGCGGTGTCTTCGCTGGGCTTGGCCAGGCCGGTTTTGACTTCGAGGGCGATGTCCTCCGGGCGCAGAGCGTTGCCGGGGGTGATGCGGGTTGCGCTGGCGTTGGAGTCGCCGCTGCCGGACGGGACTGCGACGCCGGTGGAGATGTCGCCGTGGCCGGCTGCTTCGGTGTTTGTTGGGGGTGTGCTCACAGGTGCTTTACCCCTTCGCTCTTGGTGTAGTACGTGGCGTGCCGGTAGTCCTTGCCCTGGGGCGACTCGAAGAACGAGCCCTTGGCGTCCGGGTCGCTGGCGGCGATGGCGTCCGCGGGGACAACCCAGATGGAGACGCCCTCGTTGCGGCGGGTGTAGAGGTCGCGGGCGTTGCGCAGTGCCATGGCGGCATCGGGTGCGTGCAGGGAGCCGGCGTGGACGTGGCTCAGGCCGCGGCTGGACCGGACGAAGACCTCCCACAGGCCCCAGGCGTGGTCAGTGTGTTCCTTGGGTGCCGGGCTGGCTTTGGGGGCCTCACGGTTGATCTCCGTGGCCGAGCTGGCGGGGGCTTCGGGGTTGCCGTGGGGGCTCATGCTGCGTATTCCTTCTGCTTGTTAACCTGCTTGGCTGCATAGGCGGCCGCTGCCTCGCGGACCCACGCGCCGTCGTCGTGCGCTTGCCTGCGGCGCTCAAGGCGCTGGGAGTTGCAAGGGCCGCGGCCGGCCAGCACCTCGTGGAACTCGTGCCAGTCCAGCGGGCCGTGCTCCCACTTTTTGGTGTCCTCGTTGAAGCGGACCTGGTCATCCGGGAGGGTGAGGCCCAGGACCCGGACCTGCTCCACCATCATGCCCACGAAGCGGCTGCGGAGCTCGTCATTGCTGAAGCGCTTGATGTTCCATGCCATGGACTGCTTGGAGTTGGGCGAATCGTCGTCCGGCGGGCCGAACATCATCAAAGCCGGCGCGTACCAGCGGTTCACGGCGTCCTGGGCCATCTGCTTCTGTGCAGGGGTGCCGTTGGAGAGTTCCAGCAGGATCTCGAAGCCCTGGCGCTGGTGGAAGCTCTCTTCCTTGCAGATGCGGACCATGGCGCGGCCGTAGGGGCCGTAGGAGGCGCGGCACAGCGGCACCTGGTTGCAGATGGCGGCGCCGTCCACCAGCCAGCCGATGGCGCCCATGTCCGCCCAGGTCAGCGCCGGGTAGTTGAAGATGCTCGAGTAGCGGGCCTTGCCGGCGATCAGCGCATCCGTCATCTCGTCCCGGTTCTGGCCCAGGGTCTCGGCGGCGGAGTAGAGGTACAGCCCGTGGCCGGCCTCGTCCTGGACCTTGGCCATGAGGATGGCCTTGCGCTTCAGGCTCGGTGCCCGTGAAATCCAGTTGGCCTCCGGCTGCATGCCGATGATCTCGGAGTGTGCGTGCTGGGAGATCTGGCGCAGGAGGGTCTTGCGGTAGGCCGGCGGCA contains:
- the paaB gene encoding 1,2-phenylacetyl-CoA epoxidase subunit PaaB, with translation MSPHGNPEAPASSATEINREAPKASPAPKEHTDHAWGLWEVFVRSSRGLSHVHAGSLHAPDAAMALRNARDLYTRRNEGVSIWVVPADAIAASDPDAKGSFFESPQGKDYRHATYYTKSEGVKHL
- the paaA gene encoding 1,2-phenylacetyl-CoA epoxidase subunit PaaA — protein: MAAQNLQSVPAERTAGTSETEEAAGQANFDRVIAEDSRIEPKDWMPPAYRKTLLRQISQHAHSEIIGMQPEANWISRAPSLKRKAILMAKVQDEAGHGLYLYSAAETLGQNRDEMTDALIAGKARYSSIFNYPALTWADMGAIGWLVDGAAICNQVPLCRASYGPYGRAMVRICKEESFHQRQGFEILLELSNGTPAQKQMAQDAVNRWYAPALMMFGPPDDDSPNSKQSMAWNIKRFSNDELRSRFVGMMVEQVRVLGLTLPDDQVRFNEDTKKWEHGPLDWHEFHEVLAGRGPCNSQRLERRRQAHDDGAWVREAAAAYAAKQVNKQKEYAA